The Oculatellaceae cyanobacterium genome contains a region encoding:
- a CDS encoding EAL domain-containing protein, whose product MFKPNFSGTSTSNLNPQQPNCQCVLPNGEQVHEAMAYFCTLSQDLFCVLRLDGNFQMINSNWEKLLAYTNEELIGKLYLEFVYLDDRQDTLLQLEQLTNSSNNISFENRYVSKDGSYKWFLWNALNEGGFIYAVGSDITERKIAEESLHCAIATIEDAVILQDIDGNIKASNAIAEINLGISAAPILGDICVDPRWREVRADGSPLREDLHPISMTLHTGKPCKNELIGIYKPNGNLNWYKVNTQPLFLSGAAKPDAALATFTNITESKQTQERLRLLESAVVNTNDAIMITEPLGAGLAPEGLKIVYVNHAFTRITGFDLAEVIGKTPEILNGVKSDRSTLEQIRISLQSWEPIKTELINYRKDNSEFWVELNILPLADSSGKFTHWLWVERDITARKLVDQEVKARARATAVVAQLGQQALGGNDLDTFLDVAATLVAHVLEVEYCQILELIPEENALSVRAGFGWQPNIVGYAVVGDNERSQAGYTLLKGEPVIVEDLRVETRFSASQMLQNHHVISGVTAIIHGQGRPFGVLGCHTTKQRQFTKDDVYFLQSVANVVATAIERKQGEEALKESEERYALAVNGSKEGLWDWNLKADQVYFSPRWKAILGYQDHEISDRLDEWLDRIHPEDIERVRIALNSHLEGLISHFEKEYRILHQDGSYRWMLCRGLAIWDANGQAYRMSGSQIDITDRKIAEEQLSYDAVHDALTSLPNRALLMDRLGQAIARQRRHKNYQFAVLFLDLDRFKVVNDSLGHLVGDQLLIEIARRLQAPQRPGDTVARLGGDEFVILLDDITDLQEVTNLVENLQKELEKPINLDTQAIFISASIGIVLSQDPTSGITYDWAGDLLRNADIAMYQAKELGKARYVVFNAIMHTSAVARLQLENDLRQAVEQSAELLAINYQLKEQIYNPTPIKVANFNFEPPTDVTIEQSSKLLLHYQPIISFSTGKVTGFEALVRLWHPQRGMISPCDFIPIAEETNLIMPLGAWVLQEACRQLQIWNLTYPGLTISVNISGKQFSQPDLVAQIKQILQATKLAAHQLKLEITESVIMENAESATAMLEQLKNLGVQLSIDDFGTGYSSLSYLHRFPIDTLKVDRSFVSRMSIDGNNCEIVQAIITLAHTMRMDVTAEGVETVKQLEQLRALECEQGQGYFFSKPLDSEAAGQLLAKGTQW is encoded by the coding sequence ATGTTTAAGCCAAACTTTTCTGGAACATCAACGAGCAACCTCAATCCACAACAGCCAAATTGCCAGTGTGTTTTGCCTAATGGTGAACAAGTACACGAAGCGATGGCTTATTTTTGCACACTTTCCCAGGATTTATTTTGTGTATTAAGGCTTGATGGCAACTTCCAGATGATTAACTCAAACTGGGAAAAACTGCTGGCTTATACTAATGAGGAATTAATCGGTAAACTCTATCTAGAATTTGTATATCTAGACGACCGTCAAGATACGTTATTGCAACTAGAACAATTAACTAATAGCTCTAACAACATTTCTTTTGAAAACCGCTACGTTAGCAAAGATGGCTCTTATAAATGGTTCTTGTGGAATGCCCTCAACGAAGGTGGATTTATTTATGCTGTCGGTAGTGATATTACAGAGCGAAAAATAGCCGAAGAATCTTTACACTGTGCGATCGCGACAATTGAAGATGCCGTTATTTTACAAGATATTGATGGCAACATTAAAGCAAGTAACGCTATTGCTGAAATTAACCTGGGCATCTCTGCTGCGCCCATTCTAGGGGATATCTGCGTAGATCCTCGCTGGCGTGAGGTGCGTGCTGATGGCTCACCATTAAGAGAAGATTTACACCCAATCAGTATGACTCTGCATACTGGTAAACCATGTAAAAACGAGTTAATCGGGATTTACAAACCCAATGGTAATCTTAATTGGTATAAAGTTAATACACAACCCTTATTCTTATCTGGTGCAGCTAAACCTGATGCGGCTTTAGCAACATTTACTAATATTACCGAAAGCAAACAAACCCAGGAACGGCTGAGACTACTAGAGTCTGCGGTGGTTAACACCAACGACGCAATTATGATTACTGAACCTTTAGGGGCTGGTTTAGCTCCAGAAGGGCTAAAAATTGTTTATGTCAACCACGCTTTTACTCGGATCACAGGTTTTGATTTAGCAGAGGTAATTGGCAAAACACCAGAAATATTGAACGGTGTTAAGAGCGATCGCTCTACTTTAGAACAAATTCGCATCTCCCTACAATCTTGGGAACCGATTAAAACTGAACTAATTAACTATCGCAAAGACAATTCAGAATTTTGGGTGGAATTAAATATATTACCTCTAGCAGACTCTAGCGGTAAATTCACCCACTGGCTATGGGTAGAGCGCGATATTACAGCCCGCAAACTTGTCGATCAAGAAGTAAAAGCCCGTGCGCGTGCTACAGCCGTAGTAGCCCAATTAGGTCAACAAGCCTTGGGAGGTAATGATTTAGACACCTTCTTAGATGTAGCTGCCACTCTTGTTGCCCACGTATTAGAAGTTGAATATTGCCAAATTTTAGAACTAATCCCAGAAGAGAATGCTTTATCAGTACGTGCGGGATTTGGTTGGCAACCAAATATAGTTGGTTATGCAGTTGTTGGCGATAACGAACGTTCTCAAGCTGGTTATACCCTATTAAAAGGTGAACCAGTCATAGTTGAAGATTTGCGGGTAGAAACACGCTTTTCTGCCTCCCAAATGTTGCAAAACCATCATGTGATTTCTGGAGTAACTGCGATTATTCACGGTCAAGGACGACCGTTTGGTGTTTTAGGTTGTCACACAACGAAACAAAGACAATTTACTAAAGATGATGTGTACTTCCTGCAAAGCGTTGCTAATGTAGTAGCAACTGCGATTGAACGCAAACAAGGAGAAGAAGCACTTAAAGAAAGTGAGGAACGCTATGCACTAGCAGTTAATGGTAGTAAAGAGGGGCTATGGGATTGGAATCTCAAAGCAGATCAAGTATATTTTTCCCCTCGTTGGAAAGCAATTTTAGGTTATCAAGACCACGAAATTAGCGATCGCTTAGATGAGTGGCTCGATCGTATCCATCCAGAAGATATTGAACGAGTCAGAATAGCTTTAAATTCTCATTTGGAAGGCTTAATTTCTCACTTTGAAAAAGAATATCGCATTCTCCATCAAGACGGTAGCTATCGCTGGATGCTTTGTCGCGGGTTAGCAATTTGGGATGCCAATGGACAAGCTTATCGAATGTCTGGATCTCAAATTGATATTACAGACCGCAAAATTGCCGAAGAACAGTTAAGTTATGATGCTGTGCATGATGCCCTAACTAGCTTACCAAACCGAGCATTATTAATGGATCGTTTGGGACAAGCGATCGCACGTCAACGACGGCACAAAAATTATCAATTCGCAGTACTATTCTTAGATTTAGACCGATTCAAAGTTGTCAATGATAGTCTTGGTCATTTAGTAGGCGATCAATTATTAATTGAAATTGCTAGAAGATTACAAGCACCTCAACGACCAGGAGATACAGTTGCCAGACTAGGAGGTGACGAATTTGTGATTTTACTTGATGACATTACAGATCTTCAGGAAGTCACTAACTTAGTAGAAAACTTACAAAAAGAACTAGAAAAACCAATCAATCTAGACACTCAGGCAATATTTATTTCTGCGAGTATTGGCATCGTCCTCAGTCAAGATCCGACATCAGGCATTACCTACGATTGGGCTGGAGATTTGCTGCGTAATGCTGATATTGCCATGTACCAAGCCAAAGAGTTAGGTAAAGCACGCTACGTAGTTTTTAACGCTATCATGCACACTAGCGCTGTTGCTAGATTGCAGTTAGAAAATGACTTGCGGCAGGCAGTTGAGCAAAGCGCCGAGTTGTTAGCTATAAATTATCAATTAAAAGAGCAAATTTATAACCCAACGCCGATCAAAGTTGCTAATTTCAACTTTGAACCGCCTACAGATGTCACAATAGAACAAAGTTCAAAACTGTTGCTTCATTACCAACCAATTATTTCTTTTTCCACAGGGAAAGTTACTGGATTTGAGGCACTGGTACGCTTATGGCATCCCCAGCGTGGCATGATTTCTCCCTGTGACTTCATTCCCATCGCTGAAGAAACTAACTTAATCATGCCATTAGGAGCATGGGTTTTGCAAGAAGCCTGTCGTCAACTTCAAATTTGGAATCTTACCTATCCAGGGTTAACAATTAGTGTTAACATTTCCGGTAAACAGTTTTCACAACCCGATTTAGTAGCGCAAATAAAGCAAATTCTTCAAGCTACAAAGTTGGCAGCGCATCAACTTAAATTAGAAATTACAGAAAGCGTAATCATGGAAAATGCTGAATCTGCTACAGCCATGCTTGAACAGCTAAAAAATTTGGGAGTACAGTTAAGCATTGATGACTTTGGCACGGGATATTCTTCTTTGAGCTACCTGCACCGCTTTCCTATAGATACACTAAAAGTTGATCGTTCTTTTGTCAGTCGTATGAGTATTGATGGTAACAACTGCGAAATTGTCCAAGCAATCATTACTTTAGCTCATACTATGCGGATGGATGTAACTGCGGAAGGAGTTGAAACAGTTAAGCAGTTAGAGCAATTACGAGCGTTAGAATGTGAACAAGGACAAGGATATTTTTTCTCTAAACCTTTAGATAGTGAAGCAGCGGGTCAATTGTTAGCTAAAGGAACACAATGGTAA
- a CDS encoding tetratricopeptide repeat protein produces the protein MQKQTLFLVTSLSLWAGIAATMPSVTVANQPPISSKQSTNLKLNNLLWEGSKRVKTGDIAGALDVYQQAAKLDKNNPRIFSAIGYLHTLKGSFAESIAAYKGAIALEPNNADFHYALAYSLANLGDNSGAATAYRRTIELNPKNVQAYLGLGAVMRRMKDNDTAIDAYNRAIALDSKNAQAYELLGATYLDQQSRKEAIQTLQQALQLNPNSSSINFKLGTAWLGQGNTNAAIAVFKRAAQLEPKNPKIYLELGKAMQAKKNLDGAIDAFKQATSLQSNSADAQTVLAETFMLQGNYKQAIISYQRLIEINPQNPQAYYKLAAALKKDNRQSDAIAALEKARDLYRSQGQSEGVQKAESALRELKPSS, from the coding sequence GTGCAAAAGCAAACACTCTTTCTAGTTACTAGCTTGTCCTTATGGGCAGGGATAGCGGCAACGATGCCATCAGTTACAGTTGCTAATCAACCTCCCATCTCAAGCAAGCAATCAACTAACCTGAAGCTGAATAACCTTTTGTGGGAGGGAAGTAAGCGAGTCAAGACAGGAGATATTGCAGGCGCACTTGATGTTTATCAACAAGCAGCCAAACTAGACAAGAATAACCCCCGCATTTTTTCTGCTATTGGTTATTTACATACCTTAAAAGGCAGCTTTGCAGAGTCGATAGCTGCTTATAAAGGCGCGATCGCACTTGAACCTAACAATGCTGATTTCCATTATGCCTTAGCCTACAGCCTCGCTAATCTAGGAGATAATTCTGGTGCAGCTACAGCTTATCGCCGTACTATTGAGTTAAATCCTAAAAATGTTCAGGCTTACTTAGGCTTAGGTGCAGTGATGCGTCGCATGAAAGATAATGACACGGCTATAGATGCCTATAACCGTGCGATCGCACTTGACTCAAAAAATGCTCAAGCTTACGAACTACTAGGGGCTACTTACTTAGATCAACAAAGTCGTAAGGAAGCGATTCAAACTCTCCAACAAGCACTGCAACTTAACCCTAATAGCAGCAGTATCAACTTCAAACTCGGAACTGCTTGGTTGGGTCAAGGTAACACCAACGCCGCAATTGCCGTTTTTAAACGGGCGGCGCAATTAGAACCTAAAAACCCCAAGATTTACTTGGAACTTGGCAAAGCTATGCAAGCCAAAAAAAATCTTGATGGTGCAATAGATGCTTTTAAACAGGCAACTAGCTTACAGTCCAACTCAGCCGATGCCCAAACAGTCCTAGCAGAGACTTTTATGCTTCAGGGGAATTATAAACAGGCAATTATTAGCTATCAGCGTTTGATTGAAATCAATCCCCAAAACCCACAAGCCTACTACAAACTAGCAGCAGCCTTAAAAAAGGATAATCGCCAATCTGATGCGATCGCAGCACTCGAAAAAGCCCGCGATCTTTACCGTAGTCAAGGGCAAAGCGAAGGTGTTCAAAAAGCGGAATCTGCTTTAAGAGAACTTAAACCTTCAAGCTGA
- a CDS encoding prolyl oligopeptidase family serine peptidase, translated as MEYYLKAIDTQTFREINLPDFANADHVFAGITTRNGRYTSLGVQTSTAPGLSYVYDWQTKKLTQWVLPSAPEIDTRQFVVAKLESYPARDGTPIPMFVYRSPQCQQAKAIPCPVVVNFHGGPEAQSIPGFNRFAQLFVKSGFIFVEPNVRGSNGYGKSWLNADNGRDRTKVITDIEDAAIYIRQNWQVNSKVPKIGIMGGSYGGYAALMGMSKFAGSYDAGVSIVGISNLLTFLNNTAPYRRILRITEYGDPERDREALIALSPMTYSDRIKSPLLIIQGANDPRVPVGEALQIQTLLENKKVPSQLVIFPDEGHGTGKRSNQVLEIGYALDFFSKHLKSE; from the coding sequence ATGGAATATTATCTGAAAGCAATTGATACGCAAACATTTCGAGAGATAAACCTGCCTGACTTTGCCAATGCTGACCACGTTTTTGCAGGTATAACTACCCGCAATGGGCGTTACACAAGTTTAGGGGTACAAACAAGCACAGCACCCGGTCTTAGCTATGTTTATGACTGGCAGACAAAAAAACTTACACAATGGGTGCTGCCTAGCGCTCCTGAAATTGATACCCGTCAATTTGTCGTAGCGAAATTAGAATCATATCCCGCCCGTGACGGTACACCCATTCCAATGTTTGTTTATCGCTCACCTCAATGTCAGCAAGCAAAAGCTATCCCTTGTCCTGTTGTTGTTAACTTTCATGGTGGGCCAGAAGCGCAAAGCATCCCTGGTTTTAATCGTTTTGCACAACTATTTGTAAAATCAGGATTTATCTTCGTTGAACCTAATGTGCGCGGTAGTAATGGCTATGGCAAAAGCTGGCTCAATGCTGATAATGGCAGAGATCGCACTAAAGTTATTACTGATATTGAAGATGCAGCCATCTACATTCGCCAAAATTGGCAAGTTAACAGCAAAGTACCTAAAATCGGCATTATGGGCGGTAGTTACGGCGGTTATGCTGCATTGATGGGAATGAGCAAATTTGCAGGTAGCTATGACGCTGGCGTGTCAATTGTGGGAATTAGCAACCTACTGACTTTTCTTAATAACACTGCTCCTTATCGTCGGATTTTACGGATTACAGAATACGGCGATCCAGAACGCGATCGCGAAGCATTGATAGCACTTTCGCCTATGACTTATAGCGATCGCATCAAATCTCCATTGCTAATTATTCAAGGTGCAAACGATCCGCGTGTTCCTGTTGGCGAAGCGTTACAAATTCAAACGTTATTAGAAAACAAAAAAGTTCCTTCGCAACTGGTAATTTTTCCAGATGAAGGACATGGCACTGGTAAGCGTAGCAATCAAGTGTTAGAAATTGGCTATGCGCTTGACTTCTTTAGCAAGCACCTGAAATCTGAGTAA
- a CDS encoding Uma2 family endonuclease codes for MVQQLSDTAAAIIYPDTDGQPMADNTKQFRWIVTIKENLELLFINNPDVFVAGDLLWYSVEGDNKTRVAPDALVVFGRPKGDRGSYRQWEEENIPPQVVFEILSPGNRLKEMAKKLRFYERYGVEEYYVYDPDEIELIGWLRSGENLEIIEEMNGWVSPRLKIRFEVTPDNLEIFTPAGERFLTYVELGQRAEQERQRADEAVKQLKAERERYQALEALLRERGINPEQL; via the coding sequence ATGGTACAACAACTTAGCGATACCGCAGCAGCTATCATCTACCCTGACACCGATGGTCAACCAATGGCAGATAATACTAAACAATTTCGTTGGATTGTAACAATTAAAGAAAATTTAGAACTATTGTTTATTAATAACCCTGATGTATTTGTCGCAGGTGATTTGTTGTGGTATTCAGTTGAGGGAGACAACAAAACTCGCGTTGCACCAGATGCGCTGGTAGTATTTGGCAGACCCAAAGGTGACAGAGGTTCTTATCGACAATGGGAAGAAGAAAACATCCCCCCACAAGTTGTATTTGAAATCTTATCTCCAGGTAATCGTTTAAAAGAAATGGCGAAAAAATTGCGCTTTTATGAACGATATGGCGTAGAAGAATACTACGTTTATGACCCTGATGAAATAGAGTTAATCGGTTGGTTACGTTCTGGAGAAAATTTAGAAATTATTGAAGAGATGAACGGTTGGGTGAGTCCGCGTCTGAAAATTAGATTTGAGGTGACACCAGACAATTTAGAGATATTTACGCCTGCGGGAGAACGGTTCTTAACTTATGTGGAACTCGGTCAACGTGCAGAACAAGAGCGTCAACGTGCTGATGAAGCAGTGAAGCAATTAAAAGCAGAAAGAGAGCGTTATCAAGCTTTAGAAGCACTACTACGAGAACGAGGAATTAATCCAGAACAATTGTAA
- a CDS encoding tetratricopeptide repeat protein translates to MYLRGIDANEALAIANLEQARAIYQEILDELTASKDPSVNDKISVSYHNLGVVAQKQRRFDEAIAFCQKSLQICEDAGSFYNAAGSYHQLGVVAQEQRRFDEAIAFYQKSLQIYEDAGDFYNAAGDYQNLGIVAQEQRRFEEAIAFYQKSLQINEDAGSFYNAARAYHQLGMVAQEQRRFDEAVAFYQKSLQIKEDAGDLYSAAVSYHQLGMVAEEQRRFDEAIAFYQKSLQICEDAGDFYNAARAYHHLGIVAKEQRRFDEAIAFYQKSLQICEDAGDFYNAARAYHHLGIVAQEHRKFDEAIAFYQKSLQIFEDAGDLYNAASDYYQMGMVAQEQRRFDETIAFYQKALQIYEQYKNFRYASMCLGRWGNVLEAQEKFREAVEIYIHVLAIDIEHNEEWIGWRIKNLGRMLKALRESQFEAIWLEVTGEECAGEWRSAIWAASQESEE, encoded by the coding sequence TTGTATTTGCGAGGAATTGATGCTAATGAAGCTCTCGCCATCGCTAATCTGGAACAAGCCCGTGCAATCTATCAAGAAATTCTCGATGAACTAACAGCTTCAAAAGACCCATCTGTAAATGACAAGATTAGCGTTAGTTATCACAATCTGGGCGTAGTGGCACAAAAACAGCGTAGGTTTGATGAGGCGATCGCTTTTTGCCAAAAATCACTGCAAATTTGTGAAGATGCTGGGAGTTTCTACAACGCTGCTGGTAGTTATCACCAACTGGGCGTAGTGGCACAAGAACAACGAAGGTTTGATGAGGCGATCGCTTTTTACCAAAAATCACTGCAAATTTATGAAGATGCTGGGGATTTCTACAACGCTGCTGGTGATTATCAAAATCTGGGCATAGTGGCACAAGAACAACGAAGGTTTGAAGAGGCGATCGCTTTTTACCAAAAATCCCTGCAAATCAATGAAGACGCTGGGAGTTTCTATAACGCTGCTAGGGCGTATCACCAACTGGGTATGGTGGCACAAGAACAGCGCAGGTTTGATGAGGCGGTCGCTTTTTATCAAAAATCACTGCAAATTAAAGAAGATGCCGGAGATTTGTACTCGGCTGCCGTTTCTTATCACCAACTGGGCATGGTGGCAGAAGAACAGCGCAGGTTTGATGAGGCGATCGCTTTTTACCAAAAATCACTGCAAATTTGTGAGGACGCTGGGGATTTCTATAACGCTGCTAGGGCGTATCACCATCTGGGTATAGTGGCAAAAGAACAGCGCAGGTTTGATGAGGCGATCGCTTTTTACCAAAAATCACTGCAAATTTGTGAGGACGCTGGGGATTTCTACAACGCTGCTAGGGCATATCACCATCTGGGTATAGTGGCACAGGAACATCGTAAGTTTGATGAGGCGATCGCTTTTTACCAAAAATCACTGCAAATTTTTGAAGATGCCGGAGATTTGTACAATGCTGCTAGTGATTATTACCAAATGGGCATGGTGGCACAAGAACAACGCAGGTTTGATGAGACGATCGCTTTTTACCAAAAAGCCTTGCAAATTTATGAGCAATACAAAAATTTTCGCTATGCCTCTATGTGTCTAGGCAGATGGGGCAATGTATTAGAAGCTCAAGAGAAGTTCAGGGAAGCGGTAGAAATTTATATTCATGTTTTGGCAATTGATATTGAGCATAACGAAGAGTGGATTGGCTGGCGTATAAAGAATTTGGGGCGAATGCTCAAGGCGTTGAGGGAAAGCCAATTTGAGGCAATCTGGCTTGAAGTGACGGGTGAGGAGTGTGCAGGGGAGTGGCGTTCAGCAATTTGGGCAGCGAGTCAAGAAAGTGAGGAGTAA
- a CDS encoding CHAT domain-containing protein encodes MAKNRLLVNHENDAIQLFWYRGQTAPRSAPPVAFEHPFDTEVLDDLRWYLEDYLGFPYGLEPEKAKKIEQKFETWGQELFELVFRGSDKAREFFQEASREGLDKCELDIASDNPAVLNLPWELLYSPDYQFLAPLLSGRYRSLSSQPVRAEMGLLRQERLNILLVIARPYGERDVSLKTIARPMLQSLAQIRQSVNIKVLRPPSFEQFERELNTHKGFYHIVHFDGHGDFDPNSQGLQHQLGGGFGQGVLVFEAADGSEQIITAAQIAQNLADCRVPVFVLNACKSAQEGSDTFSSVATRLVSLGAKGVVAMSYSVYAEAAKHFIGRLYQELVAGASLADAVASGRREVLNKPQRPSPKGNLPLQDWLVPVLYQQETYTPFIPKSAAPSFADLMAQEINSSNEKAAVDLPEAGAYGFIGRDYDILRLERAFRQNHVVLLKGMGGVGKTELVCGFARWQQETQGRTGGIFFTSFEQGAGLSNVVNQIGRALGGDRFSQLMPEQQKAVGLQYLQTNPCLLIWDNFEPVAGFPAGNEPLLPQTERDSLKRFLKDLRGGQSWVLITSRREEPWLDCGYTQQTLKGLSEQDAEEFAAEVLRTAEVDRAKLPKEYLELLKLLGGHPLSLRVVLPHLKTQTPVQLIDALRRGLDTFQGAKEEGRDKSLTVSLDYSFVFARN; translated from the coding sequence ATGGCAAAAAATCGGTTGCTGGTGAACCATGAAAATGATGCGATTCAACTGTTTTGGTATCGGGGACAAACTGCCCCTCGCTCTGCACCGCCTGTCGCCTTCGAGCATCCGTTTGATACTGAAGTATTAGATGACTTGCGCTGGTATTTAGAAGATTATCTTGGCTTTCCTTATGGCTTAGAGCCAGAAAAGGCGAAGAAAATTGAGCAGAAGTTTGAGACTTGGGGACAGGAACTATTTGAGTTAGTGTTTCGTGGGAGTGACAAAGCGCGGGAGTTTTTTCAAGAAGCTAGTAGGGAAGGGTTAGATAAATGCGAACTTGATATTGCTTCGGATAACCCAGCAGTGCTGAATTTGCCTTGGGAGTTGCTCTACTCGCCGGATTATCAATTTTTGGCACCGTTGCTGTCTGGGAGGTATCGCAGTCTCAGCAGTCAACCCGTGCGAGCGGAAATGGGACTGCTGCGACAAGAGCGGTTAAACATTTTACTGGTAATTGCGCGACCTTATGGAGAGCGGGATGTCTCGCTGAAAACTATTGCCCGTCCGATGCTGCAATCTTTAGCGCAGATTCGGCAGAGTGTCAATATCAAAGTGTTGCGTCCGCCCAGTTTTGAGCAGTTTGAGCGGGAACTAAACACCCACAAAGGGTTTTATCACATTGTCCATTTTGATGGACATGGCGACTTTGACCCTAATAGCCAGGGATTGCAGCACCAGTTAGGCGGTGGTTTTGGGCAGGGGGTGTTGGTATTTGAAGCGGCAGACGGTTCGGAGCAAATTATCACCGCAGCACAGATTGCTCAGAATTTAGCTGATTGTCGCGTGCCTGTATTTGTGTTGAATGCTTGCAAATCGGCACAGGAAGGCAGCGACACCTTTTCTTCAGTAGCGACGCGCTTGGTGTCATTGGGAGCTAAGGGCGTGGTGGCAATGTCTTATTCTGTTTATGCGGAAGCTGCTAAACATTTCATCGGGCGCTTGTATCAGGAGTTGGTAGCCGGAGCGAGTCTGGCGGATGCTGTCGCATCTGGGCGACGGGAAGTTTTGAATAAACCTCAACGCCCTAGTCCTAAAGGCAATCTGCCCCTGCAAGATTGGTTAGTGCCTGTGTTGTATCAGCAGGAAACCTACACGCCGTTTATCCCTAAGTCTGCTGCCCCTAGTTTTGCAGATTTGATGGCGCAGGAAATTAATTCTAGTAATGAAAAGGCGGCAGTTGACTTACCAGAAGCGGGTGCTTACGGCTTTATTGGACGTGATTATGACATTTTGCGTTTAGAGCGAGCCTTTCGCCAAAATCATGTCGTACTGCTCAAAGGTATGGGCGGCGTGGGTAAAACTGAGTTAGTGTGTGGGTTTGCCCGTTGGCAGCAGGAAACGCAGGGACGTACTGGGGGCATTTTCTTCACGTCTTTTGAGCAAGGGGCGGGGTTGAGCAATGTGGTGAATCAAATCGGACGGGCGTTGGGGGGCGATAGATTCTCCCAGTTAATGCCAGAGCAACAAAAAGCAGTGGGGCTGCAATATCTGCAAACTAACCCTTGCTTGCTGATTTGGGATAACTTCGAGCCAGTGGCAGGGTTTCCGGCGGGAAATGAGCCACTATTGCCACAGACTGAGCGAGACAGCCTGAAGCGATTTCTCAAAGACTTGCGCGGGGGGCAATCTTGGGTGCTGATTACCAGTCGGCGGGAGGAACCTTGGCTGGATTGTGGCTACACGCAGCAAACTCTCAAGGGACTTTCGGAGCAGGATGCAGAAGAATTTGCGGCTGAGGTGTTGCGAACCGCAGAAGTCGATAGGGCAAAACTGCCAAAAGAGTATCTGGAGTTGCTGAAACTTTTGGGAGGACATCCGCTGTCGCTGCGGGTGGTGTTACCGCACCTGAAGACGCAGACTCCAGTGCAACTGATTGATGCTTTGCGGCGAGGACTCGACACGTTTCAAGGTGCAAAGGAGGAAGGCAGAGATAAATCCCTGACTGTATCGCTGGATTATTCCTTTGTATTTGCGAGGAATTGA